The nucleotide sequence ATATATACAGATTGAAGATTATAATAAAGGCAAAAAATTATGGATTTACTTTGCATGAAATAAGTAATTTTTTATCAGAGGTATCAACTAGCAGCATTGAAGACATAGATCTAAGCAGTACGATTATGAATAAGGTGCAGCAAATAGAAAAAGAGTGCGAAAGATTAAACTATAAAAAGAATCAGCTGTTGAAATTTGAGGAGGAGATAAATGATCTTCAATGTCCCGTTTTAAATAGGATAATAAATGAAAAAAATACTTGACTGTGTACTATACTCCACTTGGTACAATTTTTGTAAAGAACATATATTGAGTGGAGTGAGGAAATGATAGTAAAAGCAAAGTTTGTAAAAGGATTTATCAGAGATGTACATCCTTATGGTTGCAGAAGGGAAGTACTAAATCAAATAGATTATTGTAAGAAGGCTATTGGGTTTAGGGGACCAAAGAAGGTTTTAATTGTTGGAGCCTCATCTGGGTTTGGTCTTGCTACTAGAATTTCAGTTGCATTTGGAGGTCCAGAAGCTCACACAATTGGAGTATCCTATGAAACAGGAGCTACAGATAGAAGAATAGGAACAGCGGGATGGTATAATAACATATTTTTTAAAGAATTTGCTAAAAAAAAAGGATTAGTTGCAAAAAACTTCATTGAGGATGCCTTTTCTAATGAAACCAAAGATAAAGTTATTAAGTATATAAAGGATGAATTTGGTAAAATAGATTTATTTGTTTATAGTTTAGCTGCGCCTAGGAGAAAGGACTATAAAACTGGAAATGTTTATACTTCAAGAATAAAAACAATTTTAGGAGATTTTGAGGGACCGACTATTGATGTTGAAAGAGACGAGATTACTTTAAAAAAGGTTAGTAGTGCTAGCATTGAAGAAATTGAAGAAACTAGAAAGGTAATGGGTGGAGAGGATTGGCAAGAGTGGTGTGAAGAGCTGCTTTATGAAGATTGTTTTTCGGATAAAGCAACTACCATAGCATACTCGTATATAGGATCCCCAAGAACCTACAAGATATATAGAGAAGGTACTATAGGAATAGCTAAAAAGGATCTTGAAGATAAGGCTAAGCTTATAAATGAAAAACTTAACAGAGTTATAGGTGGTAGAGCCTTTGTGTCTGTGAATAAAGCATTAGTTACAAAAGCAAGTGCATATATTCCAACTTTTCCTCTTTATGCAGCTATTTTATATAAGGTCATGAAAGAAAAAAATATTCATGAAAATTGTATTATGCAAATTGAGAGAATGTTTTCTGAAAAAATATATTCAAATGAAAAAATACAATTTGATGACAAGGGAAGATTAAGGATGGACGATTTAGAGCTTAGAAAAGACGTTCAAGACGAAGTTGATAGAATATGGAGTAATATTACTCCTGAAAATTTTAAGGAATTATCTGATTATAAGGGATACAAAAAAGAATTCATGAACTTAAACGGTTTTGATCTAGATGGGGTTGATTATAGTAAAGACCTGGATATAGAATTATTAAGAAAATTAGAACCTTAAAAAGGCTGCACAATAGAGTGCAGCTTTTTTAAGTTGAGCTTTGTATTTTTACATTAACTGTTTTTTCGCCAGAAGCGGTTTTAAGCTTTAAGCTTACAGTGTTATTGGCACCAATGGTATATATAGACTCTCTTAATTCGTTCATTGTGTTAATATTTTTTCCATTTACAGAAAGAATGATATCGCCTTTATTTATTCCAGCAGCAGCAGCTCCGCTATTAGGAGATATATTATAAACATAGATTCCTTTTTCAAAATTTAAATTAAGGTAGCCATTCATAGATTTATCAAGTCCTATAATTCCAATTACAGGAGTTTTAAATTGACCAGTTGTCTTTAAACTTTTAAGTACAGGTTTAACTATGTTTATAGGTACAGCAAAGCCTATACCTTCAGCACTAGTTATTTTCGCCGAGTTTACACCTATGACATTTCCATTTGCATCTATTAAAGGTCCACCGCTGTTGCCGGGATTTATAGAAGCGTCTGTTTGAATTAAATCTTCCATGAAAACTCCTTCGCCTGCTTCAACAGTTCTATTAACTGCACTTACTATTCCAGAGGTAACAGTTCTTTGAAAGTTTAATCCAAGTGGATTACCTATGGCTATTGCAGTTTCTCCTATATCAACTTTAGAGGAATCACCAAGGGTTACGGCTTGAAGATTGTTTTTATCTATTTTTATAATAGATAAATCTAAGCTTTCATTAGCCCATAATGGTTTTGCTCCAATAGAACTTCCATCGTAAAGTGAAACTTTTAAATCTTTGCTAGTCATTCCGGCTACGTGATTATTTGTTAGAATGTAGCCACTGCTGTCGATTATCATTCCAGAGCCTACACCTTCTTTTTTTGTATTATCTCTCTCAATATAGGTTGTAGTAACTCCAACAACTGAGGGAAGAACCTTCTTTGAAGCTTTTGTAATAGGAGATTCAACACTAGTAGAAGCATTTTGAGCATTTGCAGTATCCGGTGTTATCTTTTTTTTATTGCTAGCAAAAGTGCATCCAGTAAAGGAAGAGGTTAAAAGAACACTTGCTAGGACTATGGATAATAGTTTATGTGTTTTCATAATATCGCCACCAACGTTTTTTATAATATTTTGACACAAAATTGCATATATTATTCTTAATTGTTTACATGCAAAAATTAATGTTATAAAATGATTAAAAAGATACTGACAGGAGTTGATTATAATGCAAATAAATCAATTTAAAATTGAAATCTTTATTCCTAAAGAATATGTTGAAAAGCTAGGTGATAAGCTTAGTGAAGCTAATGTTGGAAAGATAGGCAATTATGATCACTGCATGGCTACTAATATTGTAGAAGGGTATTGGAGGCCACTTGAAGGATCAGAGCCTGTTGAGGGAGAGATAGGAAAGGTTTGTCATAGCGAAGAATGTAAGATAGAAATGAAATGTAAACGTGAATATGTAGAAAATGCTTTAAAGATTATAAGAAAGGTTCATCCTTATGAAGAACCAGTTATAAATGTCATACCTATTTTAAATCAATTATTTGAAAACAATAGATAATAGTTACCTTAGAGATATATAAGCTCTAGTAAAGCCGAAGAGATTAAAAGCTTTTAAATTGCGTTTCTATTGATGCATATAAAGGCTTTTTCTCTAAGGACACGGTGAAGAGTGTATACAGCAAATTTAAGTATAAGTATGCGTGAAATTATAATTTTGTTTCTTCGTTTAAATTAGTTATAAAATCATAAACCTTCTCATCTTCATATCTTGAAATTTTTATATTTCCAAAGCTGCCTCTTTCTGACTTAAAGCATAAGAAATTATTTAAAATATCAAAGCTCAGTTCTCTATTGATTTTTGAGCTGCTTATTATTATTTTTTGACAGCAAGGTTTGCTATTTGCATCGGATGGAAGAGATAACATAGCAATCCCCCCTATGTATTTGCTCTTATTCAAGCTTGGTTTAATCATAGTTATATAAGCATAGCCGTATTCTCTACTATAAAGATTAAAGAATACAAGATTATCTGAAATTTTATAGGTTCCTTTAAATTCTTTTATGACCTCACCTTTAATATATATTCTAAAAATGCAATTCTTTTTAGTTATTCTTAAGTTTGATTCGTGAATTCCAGACTTTTTTCCTGAGTTTGTAACAAAAAAATAGCAAAAGTAATCCTGTTTAAAAATATCCTCAAATCCGGTGTCATCGTAAAGCATATCTTCAAAATAAGAAGAAGTTAACGGTATATTTAAAAATTCATCTATTGTTATATTATATAGTTTGCAAATATATAGAATTGTTTCTATAGCAGGGAAGGCATCACCAGATTTATATTTAGATAATAAATCTTCGGATACTCCTATTTTTGATGCAAGTTTTTTTTGGGTTCCTTCAAGTTGTATTAATTTCTTTAAGTTATGAATGAAGATGCTAGAGGTTTCATCATAGATTTTATTTTTTAGTATTTTTATTTCAAGGTTGCTATCTTTCATTTTAAGCCTCCTTAAACTTGATTATTATTCAAGATTATATTCTAATATTATATACAATATACCATATTATTCAAGATTATGTTTAGATTTTATAGAACTATTGAGATTATATTTTATGTGAATTATATTTATAGATAAGTTTTGGGTTGGAGGTGTGGGAAAACCAAGATGTAATTAACAGAACATCTGGTGCGAATTTATGAATTTGAGAAAAGTTATATATGATATTAAGTCAAAACTGTGTGAATATGAATTTCAGCTTAAAATATATTTTCAGGATAAAATCTATGGAGTTTATATATACAAAAATAGTAATATTGAGGGCGATAAATATATTGAGTTTATGACAATTATAACAGATGAATTTACAGAAGGAGAAATTAATTTATTGAAAAAGATACATGATAAACTTAAGTTTAACAGCAAAGTAAAGGGTAGATATGTAAGCTTAGATGATGTAGGAAAAGTAGATCTACAGATGAAGCCTTATATCTACGTAGAAAATGGAAAGTTAAAAAAAGGATATATGAATATAGATTATTTTACTTGGTGGCTTGTTAAAAATAAAGCCGTGGGAATAAAGAGTCCATCTATAGATAGTCTAAAATTAGGTGAGTTTTAGATACACTTGATTAGAATTTAACTTCTAGAAGAAGGTGACGTTTTGAATATACAAATTTTATTGATTTTAATATTTAATTTTATAATTACATTTATAGGAACTCTAGCATATTCTACCAGATTAGTTGGAGTAAAAACAGGTAAGATAGCTATTTCTTTTACTGTATTCAATATATTGACGCTAGTATCAAGAACTGCGGTTACCTTCCAAGAACCCCTTCTAACTAACTATGCTGAGAAAAATCTTTACTCAAGTAATTTAATAGTTATTTTTAATAGTATAATCTTAGTTTCCGGTGCAGCATCGATTTTGGGAGCAGTATTAATACCAACCTTTCAAAGAATGTTTTCAAAAGGGGTTATGTTTTTTTCTTTAGAAAAATCAATCCCAAGACTTGTAGTACATAGTATGACGAGAAGGGGGATTTATTCAATGAAACAGTGCGTGGTGCTGCCATCTAGAAAAAGCGTTGAGAAATTTAATTATAGAAAACTTCCAAGAAGGATAATAGTATACAACTTTATATCCGTTGCAGCACTTACAGTTGGAGCTTTAGCTCCTATATATGCTTTTAAAATAGTTCCTAATTTAAGAGCCACTTGTGTAACCTTATCTTCTGTTGTGAATGGTATAGCGCAAATACTTATGACCATTTTTATTGATCCACAGATGTCTATTATGACAGAGGAGGTAATGGAGAAAAAATGCAGTGAGGAAGATTTTAAGAATTGTGTTCTAGCAATGGTAGGAAGTAAAGTTGCTGGTACCTTTGCAGCTATTTTTATTTTAATTCCTGCAAGTTTT is from Clostridium acetobutylicum ATCC 824 and encodes:
- a CDS encoding heavy metal-responsive transcriptional regulator — encoded protein: MRYYKIGELSKIVNLSIETIRYYEKIRLIPKPERFNNRYKKYSEMYIYRLKIIIKAKNYGFTLHEISNFLSEVSTSSIEDIDLSSTIMNKVQQIEKECERLNYKKNQLLKFEEEINDLQCPVLNRIINEKNT
- the fabV gene encoding enoyl-ACP reductase FabV is translated as MIVKAKFVKGFIRDVHPYGCRREVLNQIDYCKKAIGFRGPKKVLIVGASSGFGLATRISVAFGGPEAHTIGVSYETGATDRRIGTAGWYNNIFFKEFAKKKGLVAKNFIEDAFSNETKDKVIKYIKDEFGKIDLFVYSLAAPRRKDYKTGNVYTSRIKTILGDFEGPTIDVERDEITLKKVSSASIEEIEETRKVMGGEDWQEWCEELLYEDCFSDKATTIAYSYIGSPRTYKIYREGTIGIAKKDLEDKAKLINEKLNRVIGGRAFVSVNKALVTKASAYIPTFPLYAAILYKVMKEKNIHENCIMQIERMFSEKIYSNEKIQFDDKGRLRMDDLELRKDVQDEVDRIWSNITPENFKELSDYKGYKKEFMNLNGFDLDGVDYSKDLDIELLRKLEP
- a CDS encoding S1C family serine protease → MKTHKLLSIVLASVLLTSSFTGCTFASNKKKITPDTANAQNASTSVESPITKASKKVLPSVVGVTTTYIERDNTKKEGVGSGMIIDSSGYILTNNHVAGMTSKDLKVSLYDGSSIGAKPLWANESLDLSIIKIDKNNLQAVTLGDSSKVDIGETAIAIGNPLGLNFQRTVTSGIVSAVNRTVEAGEGVFMEDLIQTDASINPGNSGGPLIDANGNVIGVNSAKITSAEGIGFAVPINIVKPVLKSLKTTGQFKTPVIGIIGLDKSMNGYLNLNFEKGIYVYNISPNSGAAAAGINKGDIILSVNGKNINTMNELRESIYTIGANNTVSLKLKTASGEKTVNVKIQSST
- the cutA gene encoding Nif3-like dinuclear metal center hexameric protein; this translates as MQINQFKIEIFIPKEYVEKLGDKLSEANVGKIGNYDHCMATNIVEGYWRPLEGSEPVEGEIGKVCHSEECKIEMKCKREYVENALKIIRKVHPYEEPVINVIPILNQLFENNR
- a CDS encoding helix-turn-helix domain-containing protein, translating into MKDSNLEIKILKNKIYDETSSIFIHNLKKLIQLEGTQKKLASKIGVSEDLLSKYKSGDAFPAIETILYICKLYNITIDEFLNIPLTSSYFEDMLYDDTGFEDIFKQDYFCYFFVTNSGKKSGIHESNLRITKKNCIFRIYIKGEVIKEFKGTYKISDNLVFFNLYSREYGYAYITMIKPSLNKSKYIGGIAMLSLPSDANSKPCCQKIIISSSKINRELSFDILNNFLCFKSERGSFGNIKISRYEDEKVYDFITNLNEETKL
- a CDS encoding lipid II flippase Amj family protein — translated: MNIQILLILIFNFIITFIGTLAYSTRLVGVKTGKIAISFTVFNILTLVSRTAVTFQEPLLTNYAEKNLYSSNLIVIFNSIILVSGAASILGAVLIPTFQRMFSKGVMFFSLEKSIPRLVVHSMTRRGIYSMKQCVVLPSRKSVEKFNYRKLPRRIIVYNFISVAALTVGALAPIYAFKIVPNLRATCVTLSSVVNGIAQILMTIFIDPQMSIMTEEVMEKKCSEEDFKNCVLAMVGSKVAGTFAAIFILIPASFAIVFVAKGVDFISRI